The following proteins are encoded in a genomic region of Coleofasciculus chthonoplastes PCC 7420:
- a CDS encoding Uma2 family endonuclease: MTYTPSKLITFDQFIAEYGDNPRYELIDGELRDMEPTGSHEEVAWTIAGRIYAEIIGNQLNWLIPKSCLIKPLAAEATALRPDVIVLDKAELSNEPLWQKEPIICNGKTIKLVAEVVSTNWQDDYARKVEEYAVLGIPEFWIVDFRGLGGWQFIGNPKQPTFTVCQLMRGAYQQQKYRLGDTITSYLLPNLQLKLDDVMPN; encoded by the coding sequence ATGACTTACACCCCCTCTAAACTTATAACATTCGATCAATTTATAGCAGAATACGGAGATAATCCCAGGTACGAACTTATTGATGGAGAACTACGAGACATGGAACCAACAGGTTCTCATGAAGAAGTTGCTTGGACTATTGCGGGTAGAATCTATGCCGAAATTATTGGTAATCAGTTAAACTGGCTAATTCCCAAAAGTTGTTTAATTAAACCACTCGCGGCTGAAGCGACAGCACTACGCCCTGATGTCATTGTTTTAGACAAAGCCGAACTCAGCAACGAACCGCTTTGGCAAAAAGAGCCAATTATTTGTAATGGCAAAACCATCAAACTTGTTGCCGAAGTTGTTAGCACCAACTGGCAAGATGACTATGCCAGAAAAGTCGAAGAGTATGCGGTTCTAGGCATTCCCGAATTCTGGATTGTAGACTTTCGCGGCTTAGGCGGTTGGCAATTCATTGGCAACCCTAAACAACCCACTTTTACAGTATGCCAACTCATGAGGGGGGCGTATCAGCAGCAAAAATATCGCTTGGGAGATACAATTACATCTTACCTCCTGCCCAACTTACAACTCAAACTCGACGATGTGATGCCCAATTAA
- a CDS encoding glutathione S-transferase family protein, producing MLKFYYNQISVNARRVWVTLLEKQIPFEPILVNLDGDHLSDDFTAINPLQRIPVVIDNGFRIVESLAILDYLEAKYPTPSLMPNEINAIATVRMVEMIAINELQPLMIPLTKQLVGLEVKPDKIDNARQRITTIIKFYENLLAGQSYFVNNQITLADIVAGTLVPSLPQFALSLDNYPSLKTWSQQLEQRESWQQTSVKPEMVAAAIPNMRAILEKR from the coding sequence ATGCTAAAGTTCTACTATAATCAAATTTCTGTTAATGCTCGCCGAGTTTGGGTGACATTACTGGAAAAACAAATTCCCTTTGAGCCAATTTTGGTAAATCTAGATGGAGATCACCTGAGTGATGATTTTACCGCCATTAACCCGCTTCAGCGAATTCCTGTCGTCATCGATAACGGATTTCGGATCGTTGAGTCGTTAGCCATTTTGGACTATTTAGAGGCAAAGTATCCAACGCCATCATTGATGCCTAATGAAATTAACGCGATCGCAACGGTTCGCATGGTAGAAATGATAGCCATTAATGAACTTCAACCGCTGATGATTCCGTTAACGAAACAATTAGTTGGACTAGAAGTTAAGCCTGATAAAATTGACAATGCTCGGCAACGCATAACGACGATTATCAAATTTTATGAAAATCTTTTAGCTGGACAGTCTTACTTTGTGAACAATCAAATTACTCTAGCGGATATCGTAGCTGGAACACTGGTTCCCTCCTTGCCTCAATTTGCTTTATCTCTAGACAATTACCCATCCCTAAAAACATGGTCACAGCAGCTTGAGCAGAGAGAAAGTTGGCAACAGACATCTGTGAAACCTGAAATGGTTGCAGCTGCTATTCCAAATATGCGAGCAATTTTAGAGAAGCGATGA